One part of the Haliaeetus albicilla chromosome 27, bHalAlb1.1, whole genome shotgun sequence genome encodes these proteins:
- the LOC104315886 gene encoding START domain-containing protein 10, whose translation MSRGGDMVYIPDDSDFSSFRDQCESLEGWHCRYNKAGVTVWSQGQEESCTVQKIKTRISCKDVPAETLYDVLHDTRYRKKWDSNMIETYDIGRLTVNADVGYYSWKCPSPLKNRDFVTLRSWLPLGNDYMIINYSVKHPKYPPRKDFVRAVSLQTGYLIKANGAGGCILYYLTQVDPRGSLPKWVVNRVSQFVAPKAMKKIYKAGLKYPEWKRKHDPGYKPWVYPEQNTLPSVSLAELSVQHADSLENIDETGLPEDHLSTSDHEA comes from the exons atgTCCAGAGGAGGGGACATGGTTTATATCCCGGATGACTCCGACTTCAGCTCCTTCAGGGATCAGTGTGAGAGCCTGGAGGGCTGGCACTGTCGCTATAACAAGGCTGGTGTGACCGTGTGGAGTCAGGGCCAGGAGGAAAGCTGCACCGTGCAGAAAATCAAG ACTCGCATCTCCTGCAAAGACGTCCCTGCCGAGACGCTCTACGACGTGCTGCATGACACCCGCTACCGCAAGAAATGGGACTCGAACATGATCGAGACCTATGACATCGGGCGCCTGACCGTTAACGCTGATGTGGGATACTACTCCT GGAAATGCCCGAGCCCCCTGAAGAACCGGGATTTCGTCACCCTGCGCTCCTGGCTGCCCCTGGGCAATGACTACATGATCATCAACTACAGTGTCAAGCACCCG AAATACCCACCCCGGAAGGATTTTGTGagggctgtgtccctgcagacAGGTTACCTGATCAAGGCAAATGGTGCCGGTGGCTGCATCCTCTATTATCTCACCCAGGTGGACCCTCGCG GGTCACTGCCAAAGTGGGTTGTGAATCGCGTCTCTCAGTTTGTGGCACCAAAG GCAATGAAGAAGATCTACAAGGCTGGGCTGAAGTACCCAGAGTGGAAACGCAAGCATGACCCTGGATACAAGCCCTGGGTGTACCCGGAGCAGAACACGCTGCCCAGTGTCAGCCTGGCTGAGCTCTCGGTGCAGCATGCCGACTCACTGGAGAACATCGATGAGACGGGGCTGCCCGAGGACCACCTGAGCACCAGTGACCATGAGGCCTGA